In Flavobacteriaceae bacterium, the following proteins share a genomic window:
- a CDS encoding cold shock domain-containing protein, whose amino-acid sequence MAKSQQTFNKSEKEKKRLKKREDKRKKMEARKAEAKENGKKGIEFAYVDHNGNLTDTPPDPSRKIKVQAESIEISIPKTLAGDKEEIDPIRNGTVSFFDSSKGFGFIVDAENQEKYFTHVSGLVDEITENDKVSFELEKGQKGMNAVKVTLVK is encoded by the coding sequence ATGGCAAAATCGCAACAGACATTTAACAAGAGTGAAAAAGAAAAAAAACGTTTAAAAAAACGTGAGGATAAGAGAAAGAAAATGGAAGCTCGAAAAGCTGAAGCGAAAGAGAATGGAAAAAAGGGAATTGAATTTGCCTATGTAGATCATAATGGTAATTTAACAGATACTCCGCCAGATCCTTCTAGAAAAATTAAAGTACAAGCTGAGAGTATTGAAATAAGTATTCCAAAAACATTAGCAGGAGATAAAGAAGAAATTGATCCAATTAGAAATGGAACAGTATCGTTTTTTGATTCTTCAAAAGGGTTTGGATTTATAGTTGATGCTGAAAATCAAGAAAAATACTTTACCCATGTTAGTGGCTTAGTTGATGAAATTACTGAAAATGACAAAGTTTCTTTTGAACTGGAAAAAGGGCAAAAAGGAATGAATGCTGTAAAAGTTACACTAGTAAAATAA